In Spirosoma agri, one DNA window encodes the following:
- a CDS encoding alpha/beta hydrolase-fold protein produces MKRIWLMWAVLCLYHGAAGQPPRGPLVVSPQVNADKSITFRYLAPAASDVKLSAQFEKAPLPMTKEAQGIWSVTTKPVKPDIYPYSFQVDGITVMDPANVAFFPNERFKASLVDVPGETPLVHAMKDVPHGSVNYEYYPSLEGTTGSLVVYTPPGYDKNPSQNYPVYYLISGTTDTEETFFKVGKTNLILDNLIAEGKAKSMIIVMPYGNIAARFAEQKGGPKPADPTVRDGDDAVKRANDFGNDLISKVIPYVEKNYRAIANKNNRAIGGFSRGGGQTLRAAFGNLDKFAWVCSYSSYLSPAEMDKNFPQIGSNPDNTNKQLKLLWVSVGSDDFLYKGTVEFMDYLKAKKVAYKSLITDGGHTWMNVKQYVAATTPLLFR; encoded by the coding sequence ATGAAGCGAATATGGCTTATGTGGGCCGTACTCTGTTTGTACCACGGTGCAGCAGGTCAGCCGCCACGTGGGCCGCTGGTGGTATCGCCCCAGGTGAACGCCGACAAATCTATCACGTTCCGGTATCTGGCTCCGGCTGCCAGCGACGTAAAGCTGAGCGCTCAGTTTGAAAAAGCGCCCCTGCCTATGACCAAAGAAGCACAGGGTATCTGGAGCGTGACGACAAAACCCGTCAAACCGGACATCTACCCCTACAGCTTTCAGGTCGATGGTATTACGGTGATGGACCCTGCCAACGTAGCGTTTTTTCCAAACGAGCGGTTCAAAGCCAGCCTGGTCGATGTGCCCGGTGAAACGCCGTTGGTTCATGCCATGAAAGACGTACCGCACGGCTCGGTCAACTACGAGTACTATCCATCGCTGGAAGGAACAACTGGTTCGCTGGTGGTTTATACGCCACCGGGTTACGATAAAAATCCGTCTCAGAATTACCCAGTTTATTACCTCATCAGCGGCACGACGGATACTGAAGAGACCTTCTTTAAAGTCGGCAAAACGAACCTGATTCTGGACAATTTGATTGCCGAAGGCAAGGCCAAATCCATGATCATTGTCATGCCCTATGGCAATATCGCAGCCCGCTTCGCCGAACAGAAAGGAGGACCTAAACCTGCCGACCCGACTGTCCGCGATGGGGACGATGCGGTCAAACGCGCCAATGATTTCGGGAATGACCTGATTAGCAAGGTTATCCCGTACGTGGAAAAGAACTACCGCGCCATCGCTAACAAAAACAACCGGGCTATCGGCGGGTTCTCGCGCGGAGGTGGGCAAACGCTCCGGGCGGCTTTTGGCAACCTGGACAAGTTTGCGTGGGTATGCAGCTACAGTTCATACCTGTCGCCCGCTGAAATGGATAAGAATTTTCCGCAAATAGGCAGTAATCCGGACAATACAAACAAGCAGCTTAAACTCCTGTGGGTGAGCGTGGGAAGCGACGATTTTCTCTACAAGGGGACGGTCGAATTTATGGATTACCTGAAGGCGAAAAAGGTGGCTTACAAAAGCCTGATTACCGACGGCGGTCATACTTGGATGAACGTCAAACAGTACGTTGCCGCCACTACGCCACTACTCTTCCGCTAA
- a CDS encoding sialate O-acetylesterase yields MNKRFSTATLLFGLLLWSLSASAQDKNFYIFLCFGQSNMEGNAKIEPQDTVNVNSRFQVMEAVNCPDLGRTMGKWYTAVPPLCRCRTGLTPADYFGRELVANLPEKVRIGVINVAIGGCKIELFDKDHYESYTATVPGWMKNFIKDYDGNPYARLVEMAKLAQKDGVIKGILLHQGESNTNDTLWTKKVKVVYDNLLHDLDLKPKKVPLLAGETVNADQGGVCASMNNIIATLPQTIKNAHVISSAGCPDAADNLHFSAAGYRELGKRYAIQMLSLLGYKPTATE; encoded by the coding sequence ATGAACAAGCGTTTTTCTACCGCTACGCTTCTTTTTGGCTTACTGCTTTGGAGTCTGAGCGCTTCGGCACAGGACAAGAACTTTTACATTTTCCTCTGTTTCGGGCAGTCCAACATGGAGGGAAACGCCAAAATTGAACCGCAGGATACGGTCAATGTGAACAGCCGGTTTCAGGTGATGGAAGCCGTAAACTGCCCGGACTTAGGCCGAACGATGGGTAAATGGTACACCGCCGTTCCGCCCTTGTGCCGCTGCCGGACGGGTCTGACGCCCGCCGATTATTTTGGCCGCGAATTGGTGGCAAATCTCCCCGAAAAGGTCCGGATCGGCGTCATTAACGTAGCTATTGGTGGCTGTAAAATTGAGTTGTTCGATAAAGACCATTACGAGTCGTACACCGCTACTGTACCGGGCTGGATGAAGAATTTCATCAAAGACTACGACGGAAATCCCTACGCCCGACTGGTCGAAATGGCGAAGCTGGCACAGAAAGACGGGGTTATCAAGGGTATTCTGTTGCATCAGGGCGAGTCGAATACCAACGATACGCTATGGACGAAAAAAGTGAAAGTCGTCTACGATAACCTGCTGCATGACCTGGATCTAAAACCCAAAAAAGTACCACTGCTGGCTGGTGAAACGGTCAACGCGGATCAGGGGGGCGTTTGTGCGAGCATGAACAACATCATTGCGACGCTCCCACAAACGATCAAAAATGCGCACGTCATTTCATCGGCGGGTTGTCCCGACGCGGCTGACAATCTGCACTTCAGTGCTGCCGGCTATCGGGAGTTAGGCAAACGATATGCCATTCAGATGCTATCGCTGTTAGGCTATAAACCAACCGCGACGGAGTGA
- a CDS encoding alpha/beta hydrolase → MVSLTANAQEIIPLYSGVVPNAKASDIRESGAESGVLKGITKPTLAYFKPAPDKASGAAVIIVPGGGYGVVVYQGEGINIAKALAEKGVAAFVLKYRLPSDAIMVDKKIGPLQDAQQALKLVRDNATKWGIDAGKVGIMGFSAGGHLASTAATHFEKAYVDNAGNTNLRPDFQILIYPVISMSDSLAHGGSRDNLLGKSPLRPDIELFSNELQVRANTPPTYLTHAADDKLVDVDNSIVYFETLRRQKVPVEMHIYPKGDHGFIFRHPGWMEPLFAWMKQNTWLKNE, encoded by the coding sequence ATGGTTTCGCTGACTGCGAACGCGCAGGAAATCATTCCTTTGTATTCGGGTGTGGTTCCCAACGCAAAAGCGTCGGACATACGGGAATCGGGTGCCGAATCGGGCGTGTTGAAGGGCATTACCAAACCCACGCTGGCCTATTTCAAACCGGCCCCCGACAAAGCGTCCGGGGCGGCAGTGATCATTGTTCCCGGTGGCGGCTACGGCGTAGTCGTATACCAGGGCGAGGGCATCAATATAGCCAAAGCGCTGGCTGAAAAAGGTGTAGCCGCCTTCGTGCTGAAATACCGCCTGCCAAGCGATGCCATCATGGTCGATAAGAAAATAGGGCCGTTACAGGATGCCCAGCAAGCCCTAAAGCTAGTGCGCGACAATGCCACCAAATGGGGCATCGACGCCGGTAAAGTAGGGATTATGGGATTTTCGGCGGGTGGACACCTGGCCTCGACGGCAGCTACTCATTTTGAAAAAGCATACGTCGATAACGCCGGTAACACGAATCTGCGTCCTGATTTTCAGATCCTGATTTACCCAGTCATCAGTATGAGCGATAGCCTGGCGCATGGCGGTTCGCGGGATAATCTACTGGGTAAATCTCCATTGCGGCCCGACATCGAACTTTTTTCCAATGAGCTACAGGTGCGTGCCAACACGCCCCCAACGTACCTGACCCACGCAGCCGATGATAAACTAGTTGATGTTGACAACAGCATCGTCTATTTCGAAACCTTACGACGCCAAAAGGTGCCCGTCGAAATGCACATCTATCCCAAAGGTGACCACGGATTCATTTTCCGACACCCCGGCTGGATGGAGCCCCTGTTTGCGTGGATGAAGCAAAATACCTGGCTTAAAAACGAATGA
- a CDS encoding alpha/beta hydrolase has product MKPSSYLLSALLLCSMTVIAQQRPPSISSPEVHPDHSITFKYFSRKAQKVTLNGEFLKAPVALTKDTSGIWSVTVPPVKPDIYPYSFRVDSVEVADPNNTYIFANERFKRSIVDVPGDQPLVHSLQNVPHGKISYRYYKSATLGATRQLLVYTPPGFNPNGKTKYPVLYLIHGGSDTEETWTKVGRANLIADNLIAQGKAKPMLIVMPYGNVRPAPMPDFTKDMVADIVPFIESNYPVITESKGRAVAGFSVGGGQTLNIGLTNPSTFAYICSYAPYTATEEFQKNFANWSPDANKINSQLKLFTISVGTDDFLYEPVKKNIAMFEDKKIKLKSYIVPGGHTWMNCKQYLATTLPELFS; this is encoded by the coding sequence ATGAAACCTAGCTCATACCTGCTTTCGGCTCTTCTACTTTGTTCGATGACGGTGATCGCCCAGCAACGGCCACCGTCCATCAGCTCGCCCGAGGTACACCCCGACCATAGCATTACGTTCAAGTACTTTTCGCGCAAAGCCCAGAAAGTGACCCTGAACGGCGAGTTTCTGAAAGCCCCTGTTGCGTTGACGAAAGATACGTCCGGCATCTGGAGCGTGACAGTACCGCCCGTTAAGCCCGACATTTACCCGTACAGCTTTCGGGTGGATAGTGTGGAAGTTGCCGACCCGAACAATACGTACATTTTCGCCAACGAACGGTTTAAGCGGAGCATCGTCGATGTGCCGGGCGATCAGCCGCTGGTTCATTCGCTCCAGAACGTACCGCACGGAAAAATCAGCTATCGGTACTATAAATCCGCTACGTTAGGGGCGACCCGGCAGCTGTTGGTCTACACGCCACCCGGCTTTAATCCGAACGGCAAGACGAAGTACCCAGTGCTGTACCTGATCCACGGTGGCTCCGACACGGAAGAAACCTGGACCAAAGTAGGCCGCGCCAACCTAATTGCCGACAATTTGATCGCGCAGGGTAAGGCCAAACCTATGCTCATCGTCATGCCCTACGGCAACGTTCGTCCAGCACCGATGCCCGACTTTACCAAAGATATGGTAGCCGATATTGTGCCGTTTATCGAATCGAACTACCCGGTGATTACGGAAAGCAAAGGCCGGGCCGTAGCGGGTTTTTCGGTGGGGGGCGGACAAACGCTAAACATCGGCCTGACTAATCCCTCTACCTTCGCCTACATCTGTTCGTATGCGCCCTACACCGCTACCGAGGAGTTTCAGAAGAACTTTGCCAACTGGTCACCGGACGCGAACAAGATCAACAGTCAATTAAAATTATTCACGATCAGCGTAGGCACCGACGATTTTCTGTACGAACCGGTGAAAAAGAACATCGCTATGTTCGAAGATAAAAAGATCAAGCTGAAGAGCTACATCGTGCCGGGTGGACATACCTGGATGAACTGCAAACAGTATCTGGCAACTACGTTGCCGGAGCTATTTAGTTGA
- a CDS encoding VOC family protein, with amino-acid sequence MNKQIMAVYKCVSLTLLMVGCMLNARAQSNFTSNVISVGVVVADLERSLDFYVKGIGMVKTGSFTINEDFGKRSGLTNGVATNVTILKLENSPNATDWKLMSFGKKAAHPKSTVIQDDTGVQYITIQVKALQPIINRLTQLKVPFLGSTPTPLNAKDHFVFVQDPDGTFIELIGPLQ; translated from the coding sequence ATGAATAAGCAAATAATGGCTGTCTATAAATGTGTCAGCCTAACACTATTAATGGTTGGTTGCATGCTGAACGCGCGGGCCCAATCCAATTTTACTAGCAACGTTATCAGCGTTGGCGTTGTCGTCGCTGACCTCGAACGCTCACTGGATTTTTACGTGAAGGGCATCGGTATGGTCAAAACGGGCAGTTTTACGATCAATGAAGACTTTGGCAAACGCTCCGGTCTGACAAACGGAGTAGCCACCAACGTGACCATTCTGAAGCTCGAAAACAGCCCCAACGCCACCGACTGGAAGTTGATGAGCTTTGGCAAAAAAGCTGCTCATCCAAAGTCAACTGTTATTCAGGATGATACGGGTGTGCAGTATATCACTATTCAGGTAAAAGCTTTGCAGCCCATCATTAACCGGCTAACCCAGCTAAAGGTGCCGTTTCTGGGCAGCACGCCAACGCCACTGAATGCGAAAGATCATTTTGTGTTTGTGCAGGACCCCGATGGGACGTTTATTGAACTGATTGGCCCACTCCAATAA
- a CDS encoding alpha-L-fucosidase, with amino-acid sequence MPKFSFYNLLLLLLTGLSGLSQSTPPQPVGPLPSANQLRWQKMEYYAFIHFSINTYTDMAWGLGNEDPKLFDPTKLDCRQWARICKEAGMKGIIFTAKHHSGFCLWPSKYTEYSVKNIPWRNGKADIVREMADACKEYGLKFGVYLSPWDRNHADYGKPEYITYFRNQLTELLTNYGDIFEVWFDGANGGSGYYGGANETRKIDAKTYYDWPNTYKLVRKLQPKIVIWNDGGDRADLRWVGTEAGYVGETNWSLLNATGDVPEKMLRYGVKNGNAWVPGEVNTSIRPEWFYHEREDRKVKTLPQLMDIYYNSIGRNATLLLNFPIMPNGLIHEKDEKAVQAFAKATKEAFAVNLAKNARATASQVRGKSSAYEASKAIDADKESYWATDDAVRNASVTLDFKKSTSFNRFLVQEPIRLGQRVKAFTVEAFVDGNWKEIAKETTIGYKRILRFPTVEATQLRLTILDAKGAPLISNVEVYKAPLILTPPLITRNQAGEIHIKPGDTESEVYYTLDGRAPTATTSKYTAPVRTSAGKVDIKAIAYNPFTKQSSIVSEEKFDIARTNWKIVNTDAKSADQVIDGNPATSWHQPKSQAMPADLIIDLGKEENLVGFRYLPAQNWWEEASIITQYQFEVSTDNVTWKRVSEGEFSNIKNSPVWQTKPFEPAKARYIKLRALKNTQDGSASGYAEVDIITQ; translated from the coding sequence ATGCCTAAATTCTCGTTTTACAATCTGCTGCTTCTTTTGCTGACAGGTCTTTCCGGACTTTCTCAATCAACCCCTCCGCAACCCGTTGGCCCGCTTCCCAGCGCAAACCAACTGCGTTGGCAAAAAATGGAATACTATGCTTTCATCCACTTTTCGATAAACACCTATACCGATATGGCCTGGGGTTTGGGCAACGAAGATCCCAAGCTGTTTGATCCGACCAAACTGGATTGCCGGCAATGGGCTCGTATCTGTAAAGAAGCCGGTATGAAAGGCATCATTTTTACCGCCAAACACCACAGTGGTTTCTGCCTATGGCCCTCGAAATACACTGAATACTCTGTAAAAAATATACCCTGGCGGAATGGGAAAGCCGATATCGTGCGGGAAATGGCCGATGCCTGCAAAGAATATGGCCTGAAATTCGGCGTATACCTGTCGCCCTGGGACCGGAACCACGCCGATTATGGCAAGCCCGAATATATCACCTATTTCCGTAATCAATTGACGGAGTTGTTGACCAACTACGGCGATATTTTCGAAGTCTGGTTCGATGGAGCCAATGGTGGGTCAGGCTATTATGGCGGGGCCAACGAAACCCGCAAAATCGACGCCAAGACGTATTACGACTGGCCCAATACGTACAAACTCGTGCGTAAACTCCAGCCAAAGATTGTGATCTGGAATGACGGGGGTGATCGGGCCGACCTACGCTGGGTGGGTACCGAAGCCGGGTATGTGGGCGAAACGAACTGGAGTTTATTGAACGCCACCGGCGACGTGCCGGAGAAAATGCTGCGCTACGGCGTCAAGAATGGTAATGCCTGGGTGCCGGGTGAAGTAAACACCTCGATTCGGCCCGAATGGTTTTATCACGAGCGGGAAGACCGTAAAGTAAAAACGTTGCCCCAACTGATGGATATTTATTACAATTCCATTGGTCGAAACGCGACGCTGCTGCTCAATTTCCCGATCATGCCCAATGGGTTAATTCACGAGAAAGACGAAAAAGCGGTACAGGCCTTTGCCAAAGCGACCAAAGAAGCCTTTGCCGTGAATCTGGCCAAAAATGCCCGCGCTACAGCCTCGCAGGTACGAGGTAAAAGCTCGGCTTACGAGGCCAGCAAAGCCATTGATGCCGATAAAGAAAGCTACTGGGCTACGGATGACGCCGTGCGTAACGCATCGGTAACGCTTGATTTTAAAAAGTCTACGTCTTTCAATCGGTTTCTAGTGCAGGAACCCATCCGCTTGGGTCAGCGAGTCAAAGCGTTTACCGTGGAGGCTTTTGTCGACGGGAACTGGAAAGAAATTGCCAAAGAAACGACCATTGGATACAAACGTATTCTGCGGTTCCCGACCGTCGAAGCCACGCAACTGCGGCTGACGATTCTGGATGCCAAAGGCGCTCCCTTGATTTCAAATGTGGAAGTTTACAAAGCCCCGCTGATTCTGACGCCCCCGCTGATTACCCGCAATCAGGCTGGGGAGATTCACATCAAACCCGGCGATACCGAATCGGAAGTGTACTACACCCTCGACGGGCGTGCGCCAACCGCAACGACTAGCAAGTATACGGCTCCCGTGAGAACAAGTGCTGGCAAAGTGGACATAAAGGCGATCGCTTACAACCCATTCACGAAGCAGAGCAGCATCGTCAGCGAAGAGAAATTCGACATCGCCCGCACGAACTGGAAAATCGTGAATACGGACGCCAAGTCAGCGGATCAGGTTATCGATGGTAATCCGGCTACGTCATGGCATCAACCCAAAAGCCAAGCGATGCCCGCGGACTTGATCATTGATTTAGGAAAAGAGGAAAATCTGGTTGGGTTCCGGTATTTACCGGCTCAAAACTGGTGGGAAGAGGCCAGTATTATCACGCAGTATCAATTTGAAGTGTCGACGGATAACGTAACCTGGAAACGGGTCAGCGAAGGTGAGTTTTCAAACATCAAAAATAGCCCGGTCTGGCAAACCAAACCGTTTGAGCCTGCCAAAGCCCGGTACATCAAATTACGGGCTCTGAAAAATACGCAGGACGGTTCGGCATCGGGCTACGCTGAAGTTGACATTATTACCCAGTGA
- a CDS encoding alpha/beta hydrolase-fold protein, which yields MTRKTLVAFVAAALTSATCFSQASQPAMLEDFKPSALNQPGQEYPQVNSQGYARFRIKAPKADSVRVSLGLGGKGGTILTKGDDGFWTGTTGGPMDEGFHYYNVTIDGGKFNDPGALNYYGSVRWESGIEIPAHDQDFYALKEVPHGNVQQVLFPSKSTGTSRRAFVYTPAGYEKDKSKKYPVLYLQHGWGEDETAWSNQGHANLIMDNLIAEGKTKPFIIVMTYGMTNEVKFGKIREFKIDPFQTVLTDELIPYVDANFRTMANRDNRAMAGLSMGGMETKMVTLNKPDMFGYYGLLSGGLYTPDDLKDKSKAKLIFISCGSKERPDGVTKAVADLKGAGYNAVSYVSDKTGHEFQTWRRSLHELAPLLFK from the coding sequence ATGACACGTAAAACTTTAGTTGCATTCGTTGCAGCCGCTTTGACAAGCGCAACCTGTTTTTCGCAGGCAAGCCAACCCGCGATGCTGGAGGATTTTAAACCCTCTGCGTTGAACCAGCCGGGGCAGGAATACCCGCAGGTAAACTCACAGGGCTATGCTCGATTCCGGATCAAGGCACCTAAGGCCGATAGTGTCCGGGTGAGCCTAGGACTGGGCGGAAAAGGAGGTACCATTCTCACCAAAGGGGACGATGGCTTCTGGACCGGTACGACAGGAGGGCCCATGGATGAAGGCTTCCATTATTACAACGTAACGATTGACGGCGGCAAGTTCAACGATCCCGGCGCTCTGAATTACTACGGCTCCGTTCGCTGGGAAAGCGGCATCGAAATACCCGCTCACGATCAAGATTTCTACGCCTTGAAAGAGGTACCGCACGGCAACGTGCAGCAGGTGTTGTTCCCATCCAAAAGCACCGGCACATCCCGTCGGGCTTTTGTGTATACGCCAGCGGGCTACGAAAAAGATAAATCGAAAAAGTATCCGGTGCTATACCTGCAACACGGCTGGGGCGAAGACGAAACGGCCTGGAGTAACCAGGGGCACGCTAACCTGATTATGGACAACCTGATTGCGGAAGGCAAAACCAAGCCCTTCATCATTGTGATGACCTACGGCATGACTAATGAGGTAAAATTCGGTAAGATAAGAGAGTTCAAAATTGATCCGTTCCAGACTGTCCTCACGGATGAGCTGATTCCGTATGTGGATGCCAATTTTCGCACAATGGCCAACCGGGATAATCGGGCGATGGCGGGACTGTCGATGGGGGGCATGGAAACCAAAATGGTCACCCTCAATAAGCCGGATATGTTCGGCTACTACGGGCTGCTCAGCGGTGGTCTTTACACGCCGGACGATCTTAAGGACAAGTCGAAAGCAAAGCTCATTTTTATCAGCTGTGGCAGTAAGGAACGGCCTGATGGCGTAACGAAAGCGGTGGCCGACCTGAAAGGGGCCGGATACAACGCCGTCTCGTATGTGTCCGATAAAACAGGACACGAATTTCAGACCTGGCGTCGCAGTCTGCACGAGCTGGCTCCGTTGCTGTTCAAGTAG
- a CDS encoding glycoside hydrolase family 43 protein, with protein MFLLMQVTAMAQTAHNPIIFADVPDMAMIRVGTTYYMSSTTMHMSPGLPIMKSKDLVNWQLVGYAYDTLANVDALTLSNGKSTYGRGSWASSLRYHNGTYYVTTFAQTTGKTYVYTTKDIEKGPWKVASFSPSYHDHSLFFDDDGRVYMVYGAGKLRLIELTADASGVKPGTTEQVLIENASTPSGTGGGLPAEGSQLFKVKGKYYLFNITWPRGGMRTVVIHRADKITGPWEGRIGFQDLGIAQGGLIDTPDGKWYAYLFRDFGGVGRTPYLVPVNWEDGWPVLGVNGKAPETLDLPANKSLIPGIVASDEFTRKKGEPVLPLVWQWNHNPDNKLWSVSDRKGYLRLKTGRTDTSFVMARNTLTQRTIGPECSGSTALDVSNLKDGDFAGLSLIQKNYGLVGVKVANGKPFIVMVSAASGKPVEVQRVPLAQKTVYVKAECDFRDRKDTAHFYYSLDGKAWQPIGEPLKMPYTIPHFMGYRFGLFTYATQQTGGFADFDYFRITNTRSESAKN; from the coding sequence ATGTTCCTGCTGATGCAAGTCACGGCAATGGCACAAACCGCACACAACCCGATCATTTTTGCCGATGTGCCCGATATGGCCATGATCCGGGTGGGTACTACCTATTACATGAGCAGCACGACCATGCACATGAGTCCGGGTCTTCCCATTATGAAGTCGAAAGATCTGGTAAACTGGCAGTTGGTGGGATACGCCTACGATACGCTGGCCAATGTGGATGCATTGACCCTCAGCAATGGCAAAAGCACGTACGGCCGCGGTTCATGGGCCAGCAGTCTACGGTATCATAACGGCACCTACTACGTAACGACTTTTGCCCAGACAACCGGCAAAACGTATGTCTACACCACCAAAGACATCGAAAAAGGTCCCTGGAAAGTAGCCTCATTCAGCCCCTCCTACCATGATCACAGCCTGTTTTTTGACGACGATGGTCGGGTGTATATGGTTTACGGCGCGGGCAAACTTCGCCTGATCGAACTGACCGCCGATGCTTCGGGCGTGAAGCCCGGCACGACGGAACAGGTGTTAATCGAGAACGCCAGTACACCGTCGGGCACGGGTGGTGGATTACCCGCCGAAGGGTCACAACTGTTCAAGGTGAAGGGTAAATACTACCTCTTTAACATTACCTGGCCACGGGGAGGGATGCGGACGGTCGTGATTCACCGCGCCGATAAGATTACGGGTCCCTGGGAGGGCCGGATCGGCTTTCAGGATCTGGGTATAGCGCAGGGCGGTTTGATCGATACACCAGATGGGAAATGGTACGCCTATCTGTTCCGTGATTTTGGCGGAGTCGGGCGTACTCCGTATTTGGTGCCGGTCAACTGGGAGGATGGCTGGCCGGTGCTGGGTGTCAATGGAAAGGCACCCGAAACGCTCGATCTGCCTGCCAATAAAAGTCTGATTCCGGGCATCGTAGCCTCCGACGAATTTACCCGGAAGAAAGGCGAACCCGTGTTGCCGCTGGTCTGGCAGTGGAATCATAATCCAGATAACAAACTTTGGTCGGTCTCTGATCGAAAGGGCTACTTACGACTGAAAACCGGACGTACCGATACGTCGTTCGTCATGGCCCGGAACACCCTAACGCAGCGTACCATCGGTCCGGAATGTTCAGGCTCGACAGCGCTGGATGTATCGAACCTGAAGGATGGGGATTTTGCGGGACTGAGTCTTATTCAGAAAAACTACGGCCTGGTCGGCGTCAAGGTAGCGAATGGCAAACCGTTCATCGTTATGGTTAGCGCGGCATCGGGCAAACCAGTTGAGGTACAGCGTGTTCCACTTGCTCAAAAAACGGTTTACGTCAAAGCTGAATGCGATTTCAGGGATCGTAAAGATACGGCCCATTTCTACTACAGCCTCGACGGTAAAGCATGGCAGCCCATTGGTGAACCGCTGAAAATGCCGTATACCATCCCGCATTTCATGGGCTACCGATTCGGCCTGTTTACCTACGCCACCCAGCAAACGGGCGGTTTTGCTGACTTCGATTACTTTCGAATTACCAACACCCGTTCAGAATCAGCCAAAAATTAA